The following proteins are co-located in the Sphaeramia orbicularis chromosome 24, fSphaOr1.1, whole genome shotgun sequence genome:
- the kif26bb gene encoding kinesin-like protein KIF26B isoform X2: MSSLTRRGEDRFAASVRGTHRSSEVQHHSEPGGFSSGVKGFNKERPTPEGAGGSRGDPHRNMCQRADGVPSYKSLPGYGGDRISTTMSYGSGTLCRGTLSPIPGFGRPDRKVACCEKCSATLVALKKQALSLAVHHHFSCKDSSDLSAFLQDNLRVHSRSTAESRDRERDQGECGTCGSNLSQLKQEAIHVALSRGQSLARTPFESGFSSSTLLGQKDTKYDDGRASRETIRSVHQLRSRTHSPHGTQSPRTPSSPKTPQRTPQTLRRRGPKYPNPDMDRWVEEQKQLVTSTADSPIPYPCNQAADKVTLGCGDAGTVQISSKIPHISRVVNIANSAAMSFLAKAAEKLNLTLRKKGQATDPAPAHLSTCFREMIQKNPPPVPSCLLQAATKSKDSPNVGKVKVVLRVNPMLSESHGQPPVLRIDPSRKRITIIEPIYKSQPHTTMTLSRDGRNLLKTFNFDATYSQDSIQAEVCAGVLTDVIRCVLSGSDGCVLGLGCADVGSWSSMVGSDKSTQSLGLIPCAISWLYTAIERRREKTWTDLSVSVSAIELCCGEEDTLRDLLGEVVPSLGSIQDSPTHIRLQEDPVYGIQIRNHNRVKAPTAERAASLLDAAITARRHTDFVTYLSHSSIMFFTLHVQPPRTESSTIGKGSRGPTKLTLIDVCRGMSGGIQHSNCKTKYPYSELGPIVLSLLSGHKTIPSKSNKLSLLLRESMGHVNCHTAVIAQVADSLTNLHETLSTIQLASRIRRTQKREKQSTSCSPCGRSLTREKRGTPSLSLRAFHSTEEVDVDTRPFRLRNEFDERSSSDQSCDTVIQIDSDGSVQAKAAPRLAQPKFVPIIPSLHPNKSDMEDPEFTALLKELLKIPQLQGERKKEEPVTEALKSEIKPPERDCLKCDTFAELQERLGCIDGSETMDLLKSSFKGPSVNNITKSEPLKETLKLANETSEATQKLLKQGCSKTFVAEKQTDGAFPGDSFQREDSGLYDCEECSGTSSSEELLNQTLGLAFRSELPDTGTLKSDNKVKSSQHCDVDAQPTGITSSPAFGLQSTGKQETAEAADWFKPDKRTSPVGKSSPISPSSTCSSSQSIVNSVILGDVLPNLPTVDNKEMKATITVTVQQPLDQKGQDELVFSMVEEVTISGAISTGRTGGNIICFRDAGQSPAHAQGSTSSQAIRIISNVSEESAAPENTTKTSVTTEADTEKTQYHFRRERRVLPSFINPMLINTDMDCDLDCPNKQEKPVGTLTGVKSRCENTRIDVKCPEQMKFLEQKNEIFAPETHVKKLDKVCDSAFTQIACKTVILEDSTCGEEMAENKMCRKRPKNTDKSHFREREHVCSTNTPKSAVGGELVCQSDGNSPKRIGVSPGCQETSPSSFKTSSLPGGWQNAKYKDSYNGRHMADHIDPGGMTSSTPCSPGVTLERRKGRQCSPANHNAHVSSPLKYVTEYKQDASCPLKKGVASLFEMSSLNMKQDNISGRLKSPLEDSSRLFSVKLEQLASRTNSLERTPRDLPIFDRNSSSNTSISSKGSSKANTEAACRGTSYKGYNEGDCTLPRASRSPRKNPRLDQGHHFFPSENHPSQSARHSQTKLSAVGKLKMSSPKVRRSSAPSIKNLSLPHKSLRQSINRSASLSPDSKSVNFERTSSFFSSSPPRSSHSLSRTPSQSSTCSSTKSAIQGFVNGRISDLLKERAGSPTSGLDQMTPLPSPYSQVTDPRTPSHMSGYASDTTSVLSGDLPPAMGKTSLHFSNRNSMVSSGYDSMVRDSEATASSTSNRDSVSDRSSSLLSVARSSRSSRKRGSTGTHQRHPPNDASTSLRRSNSGLRSRWAERGIPEAYEIKVYEIDNVQRMQKRAGARVLQCQAEVFGAPPTEDLRGPSQIQQPEERARAGQAQPHAGAHQVEPRIRSVADVRSRLPGAPGGS; the protein is encoded by the exons ATGTCATCTCTGACTCGAAGAGGAGAAGACAGATTTGCTGCCTCAGTCAGAGGAACACACCGG AGCTCAGAAGTGCAGCATCACTCCGAGCCCGGTGGCTTTTCCTCGGGTGTGAAAGGCTTCAATAAGGAGCGCCCCACTCCTGAAGGTGCTGGAGGCTCCAGAGGCGACCCACATCGGAATATGTGTCAGAGAGCGGACGGTGTCCCGTCCTACAAGTCCCTCCCTGGATACGGAGGAGACCGCATCAGTACCACTATGTCCTACGGCAGCGGCACTCTGTGCAGAGGCACTTTATCACCGATTCCTGGATTTGGAAGACCGGATAGGAAAGTTGCGTGCTGCGAGAAGTGCTCCGCGACCCTAGTGGCTTTGAAGAAACAAGCTCTGAGCTTGGCTGTTCACCATCACTTCTCCTGCAAG GACTCAAGTGACCTGTCAGCATTCCTCCAAGACAACCTACGTGTCCACAGTCGGTCCACTGCAGAATCCCGGGACAGAGAGAGGGATCAAGGCGAGTGTGGAACATGCGGATCAAACCTGAGCCAGCTGAAGCAAGAGGCCATCCATGTGGCTCTGAGCAGGGGCCAGTCATTAGCGAGGACTCCCTTTGAATCTGGCTTCAGTTCTAGCACACTGCTGGGACAAAAAGACACCAAGTACGATGATGGCAGGGCGTCCAGGGAAACCATCAGGTCTGTGCATCAGCTTCGCAGCCGGACCCACAGCCCTCACGGCACACAAAGCCCCAGGACACCCAGCAGCCCCAAGACACCTCAAAGGACCCCTCAAACCCTCAGACGGAGAGGGCCTAAATACCCCAACCCTGATATGGACCGCTGGGTAGAGGAGCAGAAACAGCTGGTCACCTCCACCGCTGACAGTCCCATTCCTTACCCTTGCAATCAG GCTGCGGACAAAGTCACATTGGGCTGTGGTGATGCTGGGACTGTACAGATAAGCTCAAAGATCCCTCACATATCCAGAGTAGTCAACATTGCCAACTCTGCTGCCATGTCTTTTTTGGCCAA GGCAGCTGAAAAGCTCAATCTGACGCTGAGGAAAAAAGGCCAAGCTACTGATCCAGCTCCTGCTCATCTCTCCACCTGCTTCAGGGAGATGATCCAGAAAAACCCACCACCCGTCCCCTCCTGCCTGCTCCAAGCTGCCACCAAATCCAAAGACTCACCCAATGTTGGCAAG GTCAAAGTCGTGCTGAGGGTGAACCCAATGCTGTCAGAAAGCCATGGCCAACCACCTGTCCTCCGAATTGACCCATCCAGGAAAAGAATAACTATAATTGAACCCATCTACAAAAGCCAACCACATACTACAATGACGCTCAGCAGAGATGGAAGAAATCTACTGAAGACCTTCAACTTCGATGCCACTTATTCTCAAGATTCAATCCAG GCCGAGGTATGTGCAGGCGTCTTGACTGACGTCATCCGCTGTGTGCTCAGTGGCAGCGATGGATGTGTTCTGGGTTTGGGATGCGCTGATGTGG GGTCTTGGTCCAGCATGGTGGGAAGTGACAAGAGCACCCAGAGCCTCGGCCTGATTCCCTGTGCCATCTCCTGGCTGTACACTGCCATTGAGCGGCGGAGGGAGAAGACTTGGACGGATCTGTCGGTTTCAGTGTCCGCCATCGAGCTGTGCTGCGGAGAGGAGGACACTCTGAGGGATCTGCTGGGGGAGGTGGTCCCGTCGTTAGGCAGTATCCAGGACAGCCCAACCCACATTAGACTTCAAGAGGACCCTGTCTATGGCATACAG ATACGAAACCACAACCGGGTTAAGGCTCCCACTGCTGAACGTGCTGCTTCCCTCCTGGATGCTGCCATCACAGCACGTCGTCACACTGACTTTGTCACTTACCTGTCCCACAGTTCCATAATGTTCTTCACTCTACACGTCCAGCCCCCTCGTACAGAAAGCAGCACCATTGGCAAAG GTTCACGTGGCCCCACCAAACTGACCTTGATAGATGTGTGTAGGGGTATGAGTGGCGGGATTCAACACAGCAACTGCAAAACTAAATATCCATATTCTGAACTGGGCCCTATTGTCTTGTCTCTGCTGAGTGGACATAAAACCATCCCCAGCAA GAGCAACAAGTTATCTCTGCTTCTTCGAGAGTCCATGGGTCATGTAAATTGTCACACTGCAGTGATTGCTCAGGTCGCTGATTCACTGACGAACCTGCACGAGACCTTGTCCACAATCCAGTTGGCTTCTCGCATCCGCAGAACGCAAAAGAGGGAAAAG CAGTCCACCTCATGTTCTCCTTGTGGAAGAAGTTTGACTAGAGAAAAGAGAGGGACTCCATCTTTGTCTCTTCGAGCATTCCACTCCACAGAAGAGGTAGATGTTGACACCCGTCCTTTTCGCCTACGCAATGAATTCGATGAGCGTTCCAGCAGTGACCAGTCCTGTGATACAGTCATCCAGATAGACTCAGATGGCTCGGTTCAGGCAAAAGCTGCCCCAAGACTAGCACAACCCAAATTTGTGCCTATCATTCCATCCTTGCACCCTAACAAGTCTGACATGGAAGACCCAGAGTTCACTGCTCTTCTCAAAGAGCTTCTGAAAATTCCTCAGCTGCAGGgagagaggaaaaaagaagaacCTGTTACTGAAGCACTGAAATCAGAAATAAAGCCACCTGAAAGGGACTGTCTTAAATGTGACACATTTGCTGAGCTTCAAGAGCGTTTGGGTTGCATCGATGGAAGTGAAACAATGGATTTGCTCAAATCTTCTTTCAAAGGCCCTTCTGTTAACAATATTACTAAATCTGAGCCCCTGAAAGAAACACTGAAATTAGCTAATGAAACTTCAGAGGCTACACAGAAGCTGTTGAAACAGGGGTGCAGTAAGACATTTGTTGCAGAAAAGCAAACAGATGGTGCCTTCCCTGGAGACAGTTTTCAGAGAGAGGATTCAGGGTTGTATGACTGCGAGGAGTGTAGTGGAACCAGCTCTAGTGAAGAACTGCTGAATCAAACTCTTGGTCTGGCCTTTCGTTCTGAGTTGCCTGATACTGGAACACTTAAGTCTGATAATAAAGTAAAGTCTTCACAGCACTGTGATGTGGATGCTCAGCCTACAGGCATTACCAGTTCCCCTGCCTTTGGACTCCAATCCACAGGAAAACAGGAAACTGCTGAAGCTGCTGATTGGTTCAAACCAGACAAAAGAACCTCACCTGTTGGAAAGAGCTCTCCTATTTCTCCCTCTTCCACATGCTCATCTTCACAGTCGATAGTAAACAGTGTTATACTTGGGGATGTCTTACCTAATCTCCCCACAGTGGACAATAAGGAAATGAAGGCTACTATCACAGTGACTGTTCAACAGCCACTTGACCAGAAAGGTCAGGATGAACTTGTCTTCTCTATGGTAGAGGAAGTGACCATCAGTGGAGCCATAAGCACTGGGAGGACAGGTGGAAACATTATTTGTTTCAGAGATGCTGGACAGTCACCAGCACATGCTCAAGGTTCCACCAGTTCTCAGGCAATAAGAATTATCAGTAATGTCAGTGAGGAATCTGCAGCTCCAGAGAACACAACCAAAACCTCTGTAACCACAGAGGCTGACACTGAAAAGACCCAGTATCATTTCAGAAGGGAAAGAAGGGTTCTACCATCATTTATTAATCCAATGTTGATTAACACAGACATGGATTGTGATCTGGACTgtccaaacaaacaagaaaaaccagtGGGCACTTTAACTGGTGTCAAGTCTAGGTGTGAGAACACAAGGATTGATGTCAAATGTCCAGAGCAAATGAAGTTTCTTGAGCAGAAGAATGAGATCTTTGCTCCTGAAACTCATGTTAAAAAGTTAGACAAGGTGTGTGATTCAGCATTTACTCAAATTGCATGTAAAACAGTAATTTTGGAGGATTCAACTTGTGGGGAGGAAATGGCTGAAAACAAGATGTgcagaaaaagaccaaaaaatacAGACAAGAGCCATTTTAGAGAGAGAGAACATGTTTGTTCCACTAACACTCCAAAGAGCGCAGTGGGGGGAGAGCTTGTTTGCCAAAGTGATGGGAATTCTCCCAAGAGAATTGGTGTTTCACCTGGTTGCCAAGAAACCTCCCCTTCTTCCTTTAAAACAAGTAGTTTGCCTGGAGGTTGGCAGAATGCCAAGTACAAGGATAGCTACAATGGCCGTCATATGGCCGACCACATTGACCCAGGAGGAATGACATCATCCACCCCATGCAGCCCAGGGGTAACCCTGGAGAGGAGGAAGGGCAGACAGTGCTCCCCAGCTAACCACAATGCCCATGTCTCATCTCCACTGAAGTATGTAACAGAGTATAAACAGGATGCTAGTTGCCCTCTTAAAAAAGGTGTGGCATCTTTGTTTGAAATGTCAAGTCTGAACATGAAACAGGATAATATCAGTGGGAGGCTGAAGTCACCCTTAGAGGACAGCAGCAGGCTCTTCAGTGTCAAACTTGAACAGCTTGCTAGCAGGACAAACTCCCTTGAGAGGACCCCCAGGGACTTGCCCATTTTTGAtagaaacagcagcagcaacacctCTATTAGCTCTAAAGGGAGTTCCAAAGCAAATACTGAGGCTGCTTGTAGGGGTACTAGTTACAAAGGATATAATGAGGGAGACTGTACTTTACCAAGGGCTAGTCGGAGCCCCCGCAAGAATCCTCGATTGGACCAGGGTCACCACTTCTTCCCTTCTGAAAACCATCCCTCTCAATCTGCAAGGCATTCCCAAACCAAACTCTCCGCTGTGGGTAAGCTTAAGATGTCTAGTCCCAAAGTTCGTCGCTCGTCTGCCCCCAGCATCAAGAACCTCAGTCTTCCCCACAAAAGCCTGCGACAGTCCATCAACCGCAGTGCCAGTCTCTCCCCAGACAGTAAAAGTGTTAACTTTGAGCGGAcctcttcctttttttcctcttccccTCCACGCTCATCTCACTCCCTCAGTCGGACCCCAAGCCAGAGCTCCACATGCTCATCCACAAAATCTGCTATTCAGGGTTTTGTCAATGGCAGGATATCAGACCTGCTTAAGGAAAGGGCCGGCAGTCCTACATCAGGACTGGACCAAATGACCCCTCTTCCCTCTCCATACAGCCAAGTAACAGATCCCCGTACACCCAGTCACATGAGTGGTTATGCCAGTGACACCACAAGTGTGTTGAGTGGTGATTTACCACCAGCTATGGGGAAGACGTCTCTCCATTTCTCTAACAGGAACAGCATGGTGAGCAGTGGTTATGACAGCATGGTGAGGGACAGCGAGGCCACCGCCAGCAGCACCTCAAACAGAGATTCAGTCAGCGACCGGAGCAGTTCTCTCCTCAGTGTGGCTCGCAGCAGCCGCTCATCTCGCAAGAGAGGCAGCACag
- the kif26bb gene encoding kinesin-like protein KIF26B isoform X1, producing the protein MSSLTRRGEDRFAASVRGTHRSSEVQHHSEPGGFSSGVKGFNKERPTPEGAGGSRGDPHRNMCQRADGVPSYKSLPGYGGDRISTTMSYGSGTLCRGTLSPIPGFGRPDRKVACCEKCSATLVALKKQALSLAVHHHFSCKDSSDLSAFLQDNLRVHSRSTAESRDRERDQGECGTCGSNLSQLKQEAIHVALSRGQSLARTPFESGFSSSTLLGQKDTKYDDGRASRETIRSVHQLRSRTHSPHGTQSPRTPSSPKTPQRTPQTLRRRGPKYPNPDMDRWVEEQKQLVTSTADSPIPYPCNQAADKVTLGCGDAGTVQISSKIPHISRVVNIANSAAMSFLAKAAEKLNLTLRKKGQATDPAPAHLSTCFREMIQKNPPPVPSCLLQAATKSKDSPNVGKVKVVLRVNPMLSESHGQPPVLRIDPSRKRITIIEPIYKSQPHTTMTLSRDGRNLLKTFNFDATYSQDSIQAEVCAGVLTDVIRCVLSGSDGCVLGLGCADVGSWSSMVGSDKSTQSLGLIPCAISWLYTAIERRREKTWTDLSVSVSAIELCCGEEDTLRDLLGEVVPSLGSIQDSPTHIRLQEDPVYGIQIRNHNRVKAPTAERAASLLDAAITARRHTDFVTYLSHSSIMFFTLHVQPPRTESSTIGKGSRGPTKLTLIDVCRGMSGGIQHSNCKTKYPYSELGPIVLSLLSGHKTIPSKSNKLSLLLRESMGHVNCHTAVIAQVADSLTNLHETLSTIQLASRIRRTQKREKQSTSCSPCGRSLTREKRGTPSLSLRAFHSTEEVDVDTRPFRLRNEFDERSSSDQSCDTVIQIDSDGSVQAKAAPRLAQPKFVPIIPSLHPNKSDMEDPEFTALLKELLKIPQLQGERKKEEPVTEALKSEIKPPERDCLKCDTFAELQERLGCIDGSETMDLLKSSFKGPSVNNITKSEPLKETLKLANETSEATQKLLKQGCSKTFVAEKQTDGAFPGDSFQREDSGLYDCEECSGTSSSEELLNQTLGLAFRSELPDTGTLKSDNKVKSSQHCDVDAQPTGITSSPAFGLQSTGKQETAEAADWFKPDKRTSPVGKSSPISPSSTCSSSQSIVNSVILGDVLPNLPTVDNKEMKATITVTVQQPLDQKGQDELVFSMVEEVTISGAISTGRTGGNIICFRDAGQSPAHAQGSTSSQAIRIISNVSEESAAPENTTKTSVTTEADTEKTQYHFRRERRVLPSFINPMLINTDMDCDLDCPNKQEKPVGTLTGVKSRCENTRIDVKCPEQMKFLEQKNEIFAPETHVKKLDKVCDSAFTQIACKTVILEDSTCGEEMAENKMCRKRPKNTDKSHFREREHVCSTNTPKSAVGGELVCQSDGNSPKRIGVSPGCQETSPSSFKTSSLPGGWQNAKYKDSYNGRHMADHIDPGGMTSSTPCSPGVTLERRKGRQCSPANHNAHVSSPLKYVTEYKQDASCPLKKGVASLFEMSSLNMKQDNISGRLKSPLEDSSRLFSVKLEQLASRTNSLERTPRDLPIFDRNSSSNTSISSKGSSKANTEAACRGTSYKGYNEGDCTLPRASRSPRKNPRLDQGHHFFPSENHPSQSARHSQTKLSAVGKLKMSSPKVRRSSAPSIKNLSLPHKSLRQSINRSASLSPDSKSVNFERTSSFFSSSPPRSSHSLSRTPSQSSTCSSTKSAIQGFVNGRISDLLKERAGSPTSGLDQMTPLPSPYSQVTDPRTPSHMSGYASDTTSVLSGDLPPAMGKTSLHFSNRNSMVSSGYDSMVRDSEATASSTSNRDSVSDRSSSLLSVARSSRSSRKRGSTGTHQRHPPNDASTSLRRSNSGLRSRWAERGIPEAYEIKVYEIDNVQRMQKRAGADKQGPVCFSAKLKFLEHRQQRISEVRAKYNNLRRELEQAKHNLMLEPTKWNQEFDLWQTFEVDSLEHLEALEVVTSRLENRVNVCKASVMVVTSFDVTPRRQQKKRRRRSAGAKMASRASELNSRKH; encoded by the exons ATGTCATCTCTGACTCGAAGAGGAGAAGACAGATTTGCTGCCTCAGTCAGAGGAACACACCGG AGCTCAGAAGTGCAGCATCACTCCGAGCCCGGTGGCTTTTCCTCGGGTGTGAAAGGCTTCAATAAGGAGCGCCCCACTCCTGAAGGTGCTGGAGGCTCCAGAGGCGACCCACATCGGAATATGTGTCAGAGAGCGGACGGTGTCCCGTCCTACAAGTCCCTCCCTGGATACGGAGGAGACCGCATCAGTACCACTATGTCCTACGGCAGCGGCACTCTGTGCAGAGGCACTTTATCACCGATTCCTGGATTTGGAAGACCGGATAGGAAAGTTGCGTGCTGCGAGAAGTGCTCCGCGACCCTAGTGGCTTTGAAGAAACAAGCTCTGAGCTTGGCTGTTCACCATCACTTCTCCTGCAAG GACTCAAGTGACCTGTCAGCATTCCTCCAAGACAACCTACGTGTCCACAGTCGGTCCACTGCAGAATCCCGGGACAGAGAGAGGGATCAAGGCGAGTGTGGAACATGCGGATCAAACCTGAGCCAGCTGAAGCAAGAGGCCATCCATGTGGCTCTGAGCAGGGGCCAGTCATTAGCGAGGACTCCCTTTGAATCTGGCTTCAGTTCTAGCACACTGCTGGGACAAAAAGACACCAAGTACGATGATGGCAGGGCGTCCAGGGAAACCATCAGGTCTGTGCATCAGCTTCGCAGCCGGACCCACAGCCCTCACGGCACACAAAGCCCCAGGACACCCAGCAGCCCCAAGACACCTCAAAGGACCCCTCAAACCCTCAGACGGAGAGGGCCTAAATACCCCAACCCTGATATGGACCGCTGGGTAGAGGAGCAGAAACAGCTGGTCACCTCCACCGCTGACAGTCCCATTCCTTACCCTTGCAATCAG GCTGCGGACAAAGTCACATTGGGCTGTGGTGATGCTGGGACTGTACAGATAAGCTCAAAGATCCCTCACATATCCAGAGTAGTCAACATTGCCAACTCTGCTGCCATGTCTTTTTTGGCCAA GGCAGCTGAAAAGCTCAATCTGACGCTGAGGAAAAAAGGCCAAGCTACTGATCCAGCTCCTGCTCATCTCTCCACCTGCTTCAGGGAGATGATCCAGAAAAACCCACCACCCGTCCCCTCCTGCCTGCTCCAAGCTGCCACCAAATCCAAAGACTCACCCAATGTTGGCAAG GTCAAAGTCGTGCTGAGGGTGAACCCAATGCTGTCAGAAAGCCATGGCCAACCACCTGTCCTCCGAATTGACCCATCCAGGAAAAGAATAACTATAATTGAACCCATCTACAAAAGCCAACCACATACTACAATGACGCTCAGCAGAGATGGAAGAAATCTACTGAAGACCTTCAACTTCGATGCCACTTATTCTCAAGATTCAATCCAG GCCGAGGTATGTGCAGGCGTCTTGACTGACGTCATCCGCTGTGTGCTCAGTGGCAGCGATGGATGTGTTCTGGGTTTGGGATGCGCTGATGTGG GGTCTTGGTCCAGCATGGTGGGAAGTGACAAGAGCACCCAGAGCCTCGGCCTGATTCCCTGTGCCATCTCCTGGCTGTACACTGCCATTGAGCGGCGGAGGGAGAAGACTTGGACGGATCTGTCGGTTTCAGTGTCCGCCATCGAGCTGTGCTGCGGAGAGGAGGACACTCTGAGGGATCTGCTGGGGGAGGTGGTCCCGTCGTTAGGCAGTATCCAGGACAGCCCAACCCACATTAGACTTCAAGAGGACCCTGTCTATGGCATACAG ATACGAAACCACAACCGGGTTAAGGCTCCCACTGCTGAACGTGCTGCTTCCCTCCTGGATGCTGCCATCACAGCACGTCGTCACACTGACTTTGTCACTTACCTGTCCCACAGTTCCATAATGTTCTTCACTCTACACGTCCAGCCCCCTCGTACAGAAAGCAGCACCATTGGCAAAG GTTCACGTGGCCCCACCAAACTGACCTTGATAGATGTGTGTAGGGGTATGAGTGGCGGGATTCAACACAGCAACTGCAAAACTAAATATCCATATTCTGAACTGGGCCCTATTGTCTTGTCTCTGCTGAGTGGACATAAAACCATCCCCAGCAA GAGCAACAAGTTATCTCTGCTTCTTCGAGAGTCCATGGGTCATGTAAATTGTCACACTGCAGTGATTGCTCAGGTCGCTGATTCACTGACGAACCTGCACGAGACCTTGTCCACAATCCAGTTGGCTTCTCGCATCCGCAGAACGCAAAAGAGGGAAAAG CAGTCCACCTCATGTTCTCCTTGTGGAAGAAGTTTGACTAGAGAAAAGAGAGGGACTCCATCTTTGTCTCTTCGAGCATTCCACTCCACAGAAGAGGTAGATGTTGACACCCGTCCTTTTCGCCTACGCAATGAATTCGATGAGCGTTCCAGCAGTGACCAGTCCTGTGATACAGTCATCCAGATAGACTCAGATGGCTCGGTTCAGGCAAAAGCTGCCCCAAGACTAGCACAACCCAAATTTGTGCCTATCATTCCATCCTTGCACCCTAACAAGTCTGACATGGAAGACCCAGAGTTCACTGCTCTTCTCAAAGAGCTTCTGAAAATTCCTCAGCTGCAGGgagagaggaaaaaagaagaacCTGTTACTGAAGCACTGAAATCAGAAATAAAGCCACCTGAAAGGGACTGTCTTAAATGTGACACATTTGCTGAGCTTCAAGAGCGTTTGGGTTGCATCGATGGAAGTGAAACAATGGATTTGCTCAAATCTTCTTTCAAAGGCCCTTCTGTTAACAATATTACTAAATCTGAGCCCCTGAAAGAAACACTGAAATTAGCTAATGAAACTTCAGAGGCTACACAGAAGCTGTTGAAACAGGGGTGCAGTAAGACATTTGTTGCAGAAAAGCAAACAGATGGTGCCTTCCCTGGAGACAGTTTTCAGAGAGAGGATTCAGGGTTGTATGACTGCGAGGAGTGTAGTGGAACCAGCTCTAGTGAAGAACTGCTGAATCAAACTCTTGGTCTGGCCTTTCGTTCTGAGTTGCCTGATACTGGAACACTTAAGTCTGATAATAAAGTAAAGTCTTCACAGCACTGTGATGTGGATGCTCAGCCTACAGGCATTACCAGTTCCCCTGCCTTTGGACTCCAATCCACAGGAAAACAGGAAACTGCTGAAGCTGCTGATTGGTTCAAACCAGACAAAAGAACCTCACCTGTTGGAAAGAGCTCTCCTATTTCTCCCTCTTCCACATGCTCATCTTCACAGTCGATAGTAAACAGTGTTATACTTGGGGATGTCTTACCTAATCTCCCCACAGTGGACAATAAGGAAATGAAGGCTACTATCACAGTGACTGTTCAACAGCCACTTGACCAGAAAGGTCAGGATGAACTTGTCTTCTCTATGGTAGAGGAAGTGACCATCAGTGGAGCCATAAGCACTGGGAGGACAGGTGGAAACATTATTTGTTTCAGAGATGCTGGACAGTCACCAGCACATGCTCAAGGTTCCACCAGTTCTCAGGCAATAAGAATTATCAGTAATGTCAGTGAGGAATCTGCAGCTCCAGAGAACACAACCAAAACCTCTGTAACCACAGAGGCTGACACTGAAAAGACCCAGTATCATTTCAGAAGGGAAAGAAGGGTTCTACCATCATTTATTAATCCAATGTTGATTAACACAGACATGGATTGTGATCTGGACTgtccaaacaaacaagaaaaaccagtGGGCACTTTAACTGGTGTCAAGTCTAGGTGTGAGAACACAAGGATTGATGTCAAATGTCCAGAGCAAATGAAGTTTCTTGAGCAGAAGAATGAGATCTTTGCTCCTGAAACTCATGTTAAAAAGTTAGACAAGGTGTGTGATTCAGCATTTACTCAAATTGCATGTAAAACAGTAATTTTGGAGGATTCAACTTGTGGGGAGGAAATGGCTGAAAACAAGATGTgcagaaaaagaccaaaaaatacAGACAAGAGCCATTTTAGAGAGAGAGAACATGTTTGTTCCACTAACACTCCAAAGAGCGCAGTGGGGGGAGAGCTTGTTTGCCAAAGTGATGGGAATTCTCCCAAGAGAATTGGTGTTTCACCTGGTTGCCAAGAAACCTCCCCTTCTTCCTTTAAAACAAGTAGTTTGCCTGGAGGTTGGCAGAATGCCAAGTACAAGGATAGCTACAATGGCCGTCATATGGCCGACCACATTGACCCAGGAGGAATGACATCATCCACCCCATGCAGCCCAGGGGTAACCCTGGAGAGGAGGAAGGGCAGACAGTGCTCCCCAGCTAACCACAATGCCCATGTCTCATCTCCACTGAAGTATGTAACAGAGTATAAACAGGATGCTAGTTGCCCTCTTAAAAAAGGTGTGGCATCTTTGTTTGAAATGTCAAGTCTGAACATGAAACAGGATAATATCAGTGGGAGGCTGAAGTCACCCTTAGAGGACAGCAGCAGGCTCTTCAGTGTCAAACTTGAACAGCTTGCTAGCAGGACAAACTCCCTTGAGAGGACCCCCAGGGACTTGCCCATTTTTGAtagaaacagcagcagcaacacctCTATTAGCTCTAAAGGGAGTTCCAAAGCAAATACTGAGGCTGCTTGTAGGGGTACTAGTTACAAAGGATATAATGAGGGAGACTGTACTTTACCAAGGGCTAGTCGGAGCCCCCGCAAGAATCCTCGATTGGACCAGGGTCACCACTTCTTCCCTTCTGAAAACCATCCCTCTCAATCTGCAAGGCATTCCCAAACCAAACTCTCCGCTGTGGGTAAGCTTAAGATGTCTAGTCCCAAAGTTCGTCGCTCGTCTGCCCCCAGCATCAAGAACCTCAGTCTTCCCCACAAAAGCCTGCGACAGTCCATCAACCGCAGTGCCAGTCTCTCCCCAGACAGTAAAAGTGTTAACTTTGAGCGGAcctcttcctttttttcctcttccccTCCACGCTCATCTCACTCCCTCAGTCGGACCCCAAGCCAGAGCTCCACATGCTCATCCACAAAATCTGCTATTCAGGGTTTTGTCAATGGCAGGATATCAGACCTGCTTAAGGAAAGGGCCGGCAGTCCTACATCAGGACTGGACCAAATGACCCCTCTTCCCTCTCCATACAGCCAAGTAACAGATCCCCGTACACCCAGTCACATGAGTGGTTATGCCAGTGACACCACAAGTGTGTTGAGTGGTGATTTACCACCAGCTATGGGGAAGACGTCTCTCCATTTCTCTAACAGGAACAGCATGGTGAGCAGTGGTTATGACAGCATGGTGAGGGACAGCGAGGCCACCGCCAGCAGCACCTCAAACAGAGATTCAGTCAGCGACCGGAGCAGTTCTCTCCTCAGTGTGGCTCGCAGCAGCCGCTCATCTCGCAAGAGAGGCAGCACag